One region of Turicibacter bilis genomic DNA includes:
- a CDS encoding IS110 family transposase, whose translation MKLFVGIDVSSEKLDVCFLDSSDTTLKEVTLPNNINGASSIKEDVLQFHQSFNYEKIVIGMESTSIYSFHPATFLSEDLELKSLGLVEVVIQNPKSIHRYKGLFEEDKNDRIDAFRIADFLRIERFNKTVLKEERYVALQRLTRSRYQMVHQLTECKQHFLENLYYKCNTLSKELDTSVFGATMLDLLSDALTLDEMAEMELEDLANLLQEKGRGRFSDPQKLAKTIKKAIRDSYRLGKVVQESVDMVLATYARLIQTLKKQIKDLEKSIVALFEIVTEAQCLKSIPGIGIVYAAGIVAEIGQIERFENEAQLAKYCGLYWKKNQSGNFESERTPLTRTGNQYLRYYMVEAANSIRRHEDTYRLYYQKKYDEVPKFKHKRALVLTARKLVRLVDTLLRNHQLYTPERSVSLKS comes from the coding sequence ATGAAATTATTTGTCGGTATTGATGTTAGCTCTGAAAAACTTGATGTTTGTTTTCTTGATAGTTCAGACACGACGTTAAAAGAAGTTACCCTTCCTAATAACATTAACGGTGCCTCTTCTATCAAAGAAGATGTTCTCCAGTTTCACCAATCATTTAACTATGAAAAAATCGTGATTGGAATGGAGTCTACTTCGATTTACAGTTTTCATCCTGCAACTTTTTTATCTGAAGATCTTGAACTAAAATCCTTAGGTCTCGTTGAAGTCGTTATCCAAAACCCTAAGTCCATTCATCGTTATAAAGGGCTTTTTGAAGAAGATAAAAACGATCGAATTGATGCCTTTCGTATTGCCGACTTCTTACGTATTGAACGATTTAATAAGACAGTTTTAAAAGAGGAACGCTATGTCGCTCTTCAACGTCTGACTCGTTCGAGATATCAAATGGTTCATCAACTCACCGAATGTAAACAGCACTTTCTTGAGAACCTTTACTACAAGTGTAATACCCTCTCTAAAGAGCTCGATACCTCTGTTTTTGGTGCGACCATGCTCGATCTTCTTTCTGATGCACTAACCCTCGATGAAATGGCCGAAATGGAGTTAGAAGATTTAGCTAACCTTCTACAAGAAAAAGGTCGAGGTCGTTTTAGTGATCCACAGAAATTAGCTAAAACCATTAAAAAAGCTATTCGTGATTCTTATCGATTGGGTAAAGTCGTTCAAGAATCAGTAGACATGGTTTTAGCGACTTATGCACGATTAATCCAAACGTTGAAAAAACAGATTAAAGATTTAGAAAAAAGCATTGTGGCGCTCTTTGAAATTGTAACAGAAGCCCAATGTTTAAAAAGTATTCCAGGTATCGGTATTGTTTATGCCGCCGGTATTGTCGCTGAAATCGGTCAAATTGAACGTTTTGAAAATGAAGCCCAATTAGCCAAATATTGCGGTCTCTACTGGAAAAAAAATCAGTCTGGAAACTTTGAATCGGAACGTACACCACTGACACGAACAGGCAACCAATATCTTCGGTATTATATGGTTGAAGCTGCCAACTCTATCAGACGACACGAAGATACTTACCGCTTGTATTACCAGAAAAAATACGATGAAGTTCCGAAATTTAAACACAAACGAGCCCTCGTCCTAACCGCTAGAAAATTAGTGCGTTTGGTGGATACGCTGTTACGTAACCACCAACTCTACACGCCGGAAAGGAGCGTATCACTCAAAAGCTAA
- a CDS encoding N-acetylmuramoyl-L-alanine amidase family protein: protein MNLQIALKLQKRLETKGYKVVMTRTDDTAISLINRTKLANKAKGDLLISIHQNSFKDSSVHGIEVFYNPGKETHDDQLANCIQEALINYTQAKDRHVRAVTNLVVIRESKMPACLIESAYLSNDTERELIQTKGYQDKVVTGIMEGIENFLNEQAKSS from the coding sequence ATTAATCTTCAAATCGCACTAAAATTACAAAAACGATTAGAAACAAAAGGCTATAAAGTTGTGATGACCCGAACCGATGATACAGCGATTAGTTTAATTAATCGCACGAAATTAGCCAATAAAGCGAAAGGTGATTTACTTATTAGTATTCATCAAAATAGCTTTAAAGATTCGAGTGTTCATGGGATTGAAGTTTTTTATAACCCTGGGAAAGAAACACACGATGATCAATTAGCAAACTGTATTCAAGAAGCGCTGATTAATTATACACAAGCTAAAGATCGTCATGTTAGGGCAGTAACTAATCTAGTCGTTATTCGAGAATCTAAAATGCCAGCTTGTTTAATTGAAAGTGCCTATCTCTCAAATGATACTGAACGTGAGCTTATTCAAACTAAAGGCTATCAAGATAAAGTGGTGACTGGTATTATGGAAGGAATTGAAAACTTTTTAAACGAACAAGCAAAAAGCAGCTAA
- a CDS encoding N-acetylmuramoyl-L-alanine amidase, with the protein MINQLKSKHVTRFIIAFLMIGLLFIPFQIGFAAPVQKTQWLDRFLSSTKKIIIIDAGHGGTDPGSVKQGVQEKILIFKSH; encoded by the coding sequence TTGATCAATCAATTAAAATCTAAACATGTTACTAGATTTATCATCGCTTTTCTTATGATAGGTCTTTTATTTATTCCGTTTCAAATAGGTTTTGCTGCTCCGGTACAAAAAACACAATGGTTGGATCGATTCTTGAGTTCCACTAAAAAAATTATTATTATTGATGCGGGTCATGGTGGAACGGATCCAGGTAGTGTTAAACAAGGAGTTCAGGAAAAAATATTAATCTTCAAATCGCACTAA
- a CDS encoding N-acetylmuramoyl-L-alanine amidase family protein, which yields MRRNRKRRLMKLHLISLFLMVAIMGGLALSIYYSKTSQTMIAQSYYETERTVTTTQPLIIIDAGHGGIDPGSDSHGILEKDINLEIALKLQEVLHENGYSVLMTREDDNSLSLRERSDFANEKEADLFISLHQNCYAQDASVHGIEVYYNSDKTTNDQQLAQMIQESLINETGAKNRGIHSDNGLVVTRETIMPAVLVETAFISNDDELDLIMSDDYQNKVVKGIVVGIEEFLNELDRNPE from the coding sequence ATGAGAAGAAACCGAAAGAGGCGCTTAATGAAGCTTCATTTAATTTCATTATTCTTAATGGTAGCAATCATGGGCGGTCTTGCATTATCAATTTATTATTCAAAAACCTCGCAAACTATGATTGCACAATCTTATTATGAAACTGAACGCACCGTTACCACTACTCAGCCATTGATTATTATTGATGCGGGTCATGGGGGTATTGATCCGGGAAGTGATAGTCATGGTATTTTAGAAAAAGATATTAATTTAGAAATTGCCTTAAAACTTCAAGAAGTATTACATGAAAATGGATATTCTGTTTTAATGACTCGTGAAGATGATAACTCTCTCTCTCTAAGAGAACGTTCAGATTTCGCCAATGAAAAAGAGGCAGACTTATTTATTAGTCTTCACCAAAATTGCTATGCTCAAGATGCAAGTGTTCATGGAATAGAAGTATATTACAATAGTGACAAAACAACAAACGATCAACAATTAGCGCAAATGATTCAAGAGTCACTAATTAATGAAACAGGGGCAAAAAATCGCGGAATTCACTCAGATAATGGTTTAGTCGTGACACGTGAAACAATAATGCCCGCTGTGTTAGTCGAGACAGCATTTATTTCTAATGATGATGAACTTGATTTGATTATGTCGGACGATTATCAAAATAAAGTAGTGAAAGGAATAGTAGTAGGAATTGAAGAATTCTTAAATGAATTAGACCGAAATCCAGAATGA
- a CDS encoding pirin family protein — MLRKLDHRYMGGAVYDWLETTYHFSFADYYNEANINFGVLRVLNDDIIAPHTGFDTHPHKDMEIITYVIEGELTHKDSMGNVGVLKRGQMQYMSAGTGITHSEYNNTDIPLRLLQIWIVPDKRGHQPTYGEYHFDWEARHNQWLHMVSDIHEDAPITINQDVNIYTILLDEGNIADINVAFGRQAYLMQIEGFSTVNEIAVKEKDALEIIEDNIHIEATHTSHFIVIDMPKSSHPYM, encoded by the coding sequence ATGCTTAGAAAACTCGATCATCGATATATGGGTGGCGCTGTTTATGATTGGTTAGAAACAACCTATCATTTTTCATTTGCCGATTATTATAATGAAGCAAATATTAACTTTGGAGTTCTTCGTGTCCTAAATGACGATATAATCGCTCCTCATACCGGATTTGATACACATCCCCATAAAGACATGGAAATCATCACTTATGTCATTGAGGGAGAACTCACTCATAAAGATAGCATGGGGAATGTCGGCGTCTTAAAACGTGGACAAATGCAATATATGAGTGCGGGAACAGGTATTACTCATAGTGAGTATAACAATACTGACATTCCTTTACGCTTACTTCAAATTTGGATTGTACCGGATAAAAGAGGGCATCAACCAACATATGGCGAATATCACTTTGACTGGGAAGCACGTCATAACCAATGGCTTCATATGGTTTCTGACATCCACGAGGATGCTCCTATCACTATTAATCAAGATGTGAATATTTATACCATTTTATTAGATGAAGGAAATATCGCTGATATTAATGTAGCCTTTGGACGTCAAGCCTATCTCATGCAAATCGAAGGCTTCTCAACGGTCAATGAGATTGCTGTAAAAGAAAAAGATGCGCTTGAAATTATCGAAGATAATATTCATATTGAAGCAACTCATACGTCACACTTCATTGTTATCGATATGCCAAAATCCTCTCATCCTTATATGTAA
- a CDS encoding AbgT family transporter, which translates to MSEKVKKKKLTLLDRVEKVGNALPHPATIFLILSAVIVVLSAILSAAGVSVTYEGINRTTNTVEEMTVTVQSLLSREGVQYLFKSAVTNFTGFAPLGTVLVALLGVGLAEGTGLIGSLLKKLVMSTPKRLITVVVVLAGVLSSIASDAGYVVLIPLGAIIFLSMGRHPIAGLAAAFAGVSGGFSANVMVGPTDSLLAGLTTEGAKLADPNYVVEMTGNWWFLIASTVLITVIGTIVTEKIVEPRLGKYTGDATVEESAMTVSKEEQRGLRFAGIATLLSVAGLAALVVPANGFLRGTDAGIQGILKSPFMDSMVLIIALVFAIAGIAYGVGAKVVKNDKDVMNLMGKSMASMGSYIVLVFFASQFVAYFNYSNLGTIIANKGAEMLKAIGLQGIPLVILFILVVAFINIFMGSASAKWAILAPVFVPMLMEVGFTPEFTQMAFRIGDSTTNLISPLMSYFALIVTFAARYDKKSGIGTLISTMVPYSVFLLIGWTLLLIVWFVCNLPLGPGASIFLPGF; encoded by the coding sequence ATGAGTGAGAAAGTGAAAAAGAAGAAATTAACTCTTCTAGACCGGGTAGAAAAAGTCGGTAATGCATTACCACACCCAGCAACAATTTTCTTAATTTTAAGTGCAGTAATTGTTGTTTTATCAGCTATCTTATCAGCTGCAGGTGTATCAGTAACTTATGAGGGGATCAATCGTACGACGAATACGGTTGAAGAAATGACGGTAACAGTTCAAAGCCTTTTATCAAGAGAAGGTGTTCAATATTTATTTAAATCAGCAGTAACAAACTTCACAGGGTTTGCCCCACTTGGAACAGTATTAGTTGCTTTACTTGGGGTTGGACTTGCTGAAGGAACAGGTTTAATTGGATCATTATTAAAGAAATTAGTAATGAGTACTCCAAAACGTTTAATTACAGTTGTAGTTGTACTTGCAGGGGTTTTATCAAGTATCGCATCTGATGCAGGATACGTTGTGTTAATCCCATTAGGAGCTATTATCTTCTTAAGTATGGGACGTCACCCAATTGCAGGTCTTGCAGCTGCATTCGCCGGGGTATCTGGTGGATTCAGTGCTAACGTGATGGTTGGTCCTACTGATTCATTATTAGCAGGATTAACAACAGAAGGTGCTAAATTAGCCGATCCAAATTATGTAGTAGAGATGACAGGTAACTGGTGGTTCTTAATCGCTTCAACAGTATTAATTACAGTTATCGGTACAATTGTAACTGAAAAAATCGTTGAACCACGTTTAGGAAAATATACAGGTGATGCGACAGTTGAAGAAAGTGCAATGACAGTTTCTAAAGAAGAACAACGCGGGTTACGTTTCGCTGGAATCGCAACATTATTATCAGTTGCAGGTTTAGCAGCATTAGTCGTTCCAGCTAACGGATTCTTACGTGGAACTGATGCAGGGATTCAAGGAATCTTAAAATCACCATTCATGGATTCAATGGTTCTTATCATTGCTTTAGTATTTGCCATTGCAGGGATTGCATATGGAGTTGGAGCTAAAGTGGTTAAGAATGATAAAGATGTCATGAACTTAATGGGTAAAAGTATGGCTTCAATGGGATCATACATTGTGTTAGTATTCTTCGCATCTCAATTCGTTGCTTACTTCAATTATTCAAACTTAGGAACAATCATTGCAAACAAAGGTGCAGAGATGTTAAAAGCAATCGGATTACAAGGTATTCCATTAGTCATCTTATTCATCTTAGTTGTAGCGTTCATTAACATCTTCATGGGATCAGCTTCAGCTAAATGGGCAATCTTAGCTCCAGTATTCGTTCCGATGTTAATGGAAGTTGGATTCACACCAGAATTCACACAAATGGCTTTCCGTATCGGAGATTCAACAACAAACTTAATCTCTCCATTAATGAGCTACTTCGCATTAATCGTAACATTTGCTGCTCGATACGATAAGAAATCAGGAATCGGAACTTTAATTTCAACAATGGTTCCTTACTCAGTATTCTTATTAATCGGATGGACATTATTATTAATTGTATGGTTCGTATGTAACTTACCATTAGGACCTGGTGCTTCAATCTTCTTACCAGGATTCTAA
- a CDS encoding GntP family permease yields the protein MSHLIILILSLSTIMILAYRGYSTIITAPIISLITLFLTFGLDSHLMANYTLVYMDGFAGFVKNYFPLFLTGAIFAKLMEETGYAHAIAHFITKWIQPKRAILAVVLSGALLTYGGVSLFVVAFVLYPIATLLFKEADIPKRLIPGTIALGAFTFTMTALPGSPEIQNVIPMTYFKTDTFASPIIGLIASILMFTLGMIYLNFRAKSAHKNHEGYGFNEEMKSKTSSKKPSIWLAISPIVIIFTLNLFFSKVYYPNVDGTYLESFNTTLDSMSGTWSVIISIAIAILFILLLNIKKIKNLQSILDTGVKNSFIPLLNSSAIVGYGSIIKTLPIFLGIQTMILNLSPNPIIAEALSVNIICGLTASASGDLGITLNALAPTFLQMSEPLGITPEILHRIASLSSGGLDTLPHNGAVITTLAIFGLTHKQAYKDIFVTSVVIPIFVTFLMVLGTSLIFV from the coding sequence TTGAGTCATCTCATCATTTTAATACTTTCACTTAGCACGATTATGATTTTAGCTTACCGAGGATACTCGACAATTATCACCGCCCCCATTATTTCACTCATAACTTTATTTCTGACTTTTGGATTAGATAGTCATCTGATGGCTAACTATACTCTAGTGTATATGGACGGATTTGCGGGATTTGTTAAAAACTATTTTCCACTATTTTTAACAGGAGCAATTTTTGCTAAGTTGATGGAGGAAACGGGTTATGCGCATGCAATTGCTCACTTTATAACCAAATGGATCCAACCTAAGCGAGCGATTTTAGCCGTTGTCCTTTCCGGTGCACTCCTAACTTATGGAGGTGTTTCTCTTTTTGTCGTTGCTTTTGTTCTTTATCCCATTGCAACATTACTCTTTAAAGAAGCCGATATTCCAAAACGACTCATTCCTGGAACAATTGCTCTTGGTGCTTTTACATTTACGATGACAGCTTTACCAGGAAGTCCTGAAATTCAAAACGTTATTCCTATGACTTACTTCAAAACAGATACTTTTGCTTCTCCAATTATTGGCCTCATTGCTAGCATCTTGATGTTTACTTTAGGAATGATCTACCTAAACTTTCGAGCAAAATCTGCCCATAAAAATCATGAGGGCTATGGGTTTAATGAAGAAATGAAATCAAAAACGTCTTCTAAAAAACCATCAATTTGGTTAGCTATCTCCCCGATTGTAATCATCTTCACCTTGAACCTCTTCTTCTCAAAAGTCTACTATCCGAATGTAGATGGGACTTATCTAGAATCATTCAATACAACACTCGATAGTATGTCTGGAACATGGAGCGTTATTATCTCAATCGCAATTGCGATTTTATTTATCCTTTTATTGAATATCAAAAAAATTAAAAACCTCCAATCTATTTTAGATACCGGAGTTAAAAATTCATTTATTCCCCTTTTAAACTCAAGTGCTATTGTCGGTTATGGAAGTATCATTAAAACACTTCCTATTTTCCTTGGAATTCAAACCATGATTTTAAACCTTTCACCGAATCCAATTATTGCTGAGGCCCTTTCAGTTAATATCATTTGCGGTCTAACTGCCTCTGCCTCAGGTGATCTTGGAATTACCTTAAATGCTTTAGCACCAACATTTTTACAAATGAGTGAGCCTCTTGGAATTACACCAGAAATTCTACATCGTATTGCGTCTTTATCATCTGGCGGGTTAGATACACTTCCTCATAACGGAGCCGTCATTACAACACTAGCGATTTTTGGCCTAACACACAAACAAGCTTATAAAGATATCTTTGTGACATCCGTTGTTATTCCAATCTTCGTTACTTTCTTGATGGTATTAGGGACCTCTCTAATTTTTGTATAA
- a CDS encoding helix-turn-helix domain-containing protein, which produces MEFNEKLQLLRRAKGISQEKLAEEIGVPQQLVAKWEEGDEIPDMHSLMALSDWFNVSLDELLRDRINLRTLERLGFYEQEVETSEDDLIENSILIIGMILMMMMGFIFNHLMVGITCGGIGVGFYYLIRLKKRR; this is translated from the coding sequence ATGGAGTTTAACGAAAAACTACAATTATTAAGAAGAGCGAAAGGGATTTCCCAGGAAAAACTGGCAGAAGAAATTGGTGTTCCACAACAGTTAGTTGCAAAGTGGGAAGAAGGGGACGAAATACCAGATATGCATAGTTTAATGGCATTATCAGATTGGTTTAATGTAAGTTTAGATGAATTATTAAGAGATCGAATTAACCTCAGAACATTAGAGCGTTTAGGATTTTATGAACAAGAAGTTGAGACGTCTGAAGATGATTTAATAGAGAATAGTATTTTGATCATAGGGATGATTTTAATGATGATGATGGGATTTATTTTTAATCATCTAATGGTAGGGATAACTTGTGGTGGGATTGGAGTCGGATTTTATTACTTAATAAGATTAAAAAAACGCCGATGA
- a CDS encoding M28 family peptidase, protein MDYQKDLDAFYDSINVDYAAYVANTLSQFGSNETLGFRMAGSEAELAAGHFLYQEFNSIGLKNVRKEKVIVDSWEFKNGELYYLDQKNTPKKITLSAYASNCIRENKTFDLVYVGKGTKKDYENIDVKGKLVLIDLDSYIGCQIGICALQARHKGAYGIIAAPINENQKLPTDALTYENFTAPADIPAFSISLKDGYILKTLLIQSPSSKISVILNCYSKVSPDSTSYNIIGEIPGRDTNDIILVMSHYDGLFHNFHSGACGCGLLLSLARALINSHYIPSKTIIFIAHSAKEWGLTNSSFNWSIGGYQQITKNHPEWAEKAFVAINLEGFVAHDEYDYHHIRTAYEYKELVNAIQKIVTGCPYKQGCLIDAPTTILSDDFAYSQSGVPTIISYRPINENHLTTYQTNYDLIHNHFSRSAFEYCHKLYGTIIILFDQMKIKPFNFEKLFHALEESLDFESYHHYKELYFLIHDAKWCAKNLYEFTQRNHFTDSEAKYINQQLHYLYLMIQQSFVRLSWYGANIFPHEAHQENILHLREAIRLLKKEKLKSAVEQLCRVDLNLYAFYFDKKTYQFYIHQSCHQDDEHLTWGRDLLLSELDLYDIIETLQRKHSWEDIYVEIQHLKEILKEEEFRQEKVIEEEMVHLKQIIDWMRSLYRRP, encoded by the coding sequence ATGGACTACCAAAAAGATTTAGATGCCTTTTATGATTCTATTAATGTTGATTATGCGGCCTATGTGGCTAATACTCTTTCTCAGTTTGGATCAAATGAAACTCTTGGATTTCGAATGGCTGGTTCAGAAGCAGAACTTGCAGCCGGTCATTTTTTATACCAAGAATTTAACAGCATTGGTTTAAAAAATGTTCGAAAAGAAAAAGTAATCGTTGATTCATGGGAGTTTAAGAATGGAGAGCTCTATTATCTAGATCAAAAGAATACACCCAAAAAAATCACTTTAAGCGCCTATGCAAGCAACTGTATTCGTGAGAATAAAACCTTTGACCTTGTTTATGTGGGGAAAGGAACAAAAAAAGATTACGAGAACATCGACGTTAAAGGAAAATTAGTACTCATTGATTTAGACTCTTATATTGGTTGTCAAATTGGTATTTGCGCCTTACAGGCCAGACACAAAGGAGCTTATGGAATCATTGCTGCTCCTATAAATGAAAATCAAAAACTTCCAACTGATGCGCTCACTTATGAAAACTTTACGGCACCCGCTGATATTCCAGCCTTTTCGATTAGTTTAAAAGATGGTTATATTCTTAAAACATTATTAATTCAATCACCTTCTTCTAAGATTTCGGTTATCTTGAATTGTTATAGTAAAGTTTCACCTGATAGTACCTCATATAATATTATTGGTGAGATTCCAGGTAGAGATACCAATGATATTATTTTAGTTATGTCTCATTATGATGGATTATTTCACAATTTTCATAGCGGAGCTTGTGGGTGTGGTTTACTACTAAGCTTAGCCCGTGCTTTAATTAATAGTCATTATATTCCGAGTAAAACAATTATCTTCATTGCCCATAGTGCGAAAGAATGGGGATTAACAAATTCCTCTTTCAATTGGTCCATTGGTGGATATCAACAGATTACTAAAAATCATCCTGAATGGGCCGAAAAAGCATTCGTTGCTATTAATTTAGAAGGTTTTGTCGCTCATGATGAATACGATTATCATCATATCCGTACGGCTTATGAATATAAGGAATTGGTTAATGCGATTCAAAAAATTGTAACGGGCTGTCCTTATAAACAAGGTTGTCTCATTGATGCACCAACCACCATCTTAAGTGATGACTTTGCCTACTCTCAAAGTGGGGTACCTACGATTATTAGTTATCGCCCAATTAACGAGAACCATTTAACGACTTATCAGACAAACTATGACCTAATTCACAATCACTTTAGTCGATCAGCTTTTGAATATTGTCATAAACTATATGGAACGATCATCATTTTATTTGATCAAATGAAGATTAAGCCCTTCAATTTTGAGAAACTGTTTCATGCCTTAGAAGAAAGTCTCGACTTTGAATCTTATCATCATTATAAAGAGCTCTATTTCCTCATCCATGATGCGAAATGGTGCGCTAAAAATCTTTATGAGTTTACTCAACGTAATCACTTTACTGATTCTGAAGCGAAATATATTAATCAACAGCTTCACTATCTCTACTTAATGATTCAGCAATCTTTTGTACGACTTTCATGGTATGGAGCAAATATTTTCCCACACGAAGCTCATCAAGAAAATATCCTTCATCTTCGTGAGGCGATTCGACTATTAAAAAAAGAAAAGCTAAAATCTGCCGTTGAACAGCTTTGTCGAGTTGACCTGAATCTCTATGCCTTCTACTTCGATAAAAAAACATATCAATTCTATATTCATCAGTCCTGTCATCAAGATGACGAACATTTAACTTGGGGACGAGATTTATTATTAAGTGAGCTCGATCTTTATGATATTATTGAAACGCTTCAGCGTAAGCATTCTTGGGAAGATATTTATGTTGAAATCCAGCATCTAAAAGAGATCTTAAAAGAAGAAGAGTTTCGCCAAGAAAAAGTGATTGAAGAAGAAATGGTGCATCTTAAACAAATCATTGATTGGATGCGCTCATTGTATCGACGTCCATAA
- a CDS encoding YdeI/OmpD-associated family protein, with product MQKFNAKIIEAPRGGAYVEIPFNVEDIYHAKRVKVKALFETIEYRGSLVKMGTDCHILGMPKAIREKLNKQIGDSVSVTIEKDEEERIIELPVEFKEILHQETEALAFWETLSYSNQKKYMTWITSAKKEDTKMKRIESAIQKLINKERYVR from the coding sequence ATGCAAAAATTCAATGCAAAAATTATCGAAGCACCAAGAGGGGGAGCCTACGTTGAAATTCCCTTTAATGTTGAAGACATCTACCATGCAAAAAGAGTTAAAGTAAAAGCCTTATTTGAGACGATTGAATATCGTGGATCACTTGTTAAAATGGGAACTGATTGTCATATTCTTGGCATGCCAAAAGCCATTCGCGAGAAACTAAATAAACAAATTGGAGATTCAGTGTCTGTGACCATTGAAAAAGACGAAGAAGAACGAATCATCGAACTTCCAGTGGAATTTAAAGAAATCCTCCATCAGGAAACTGAAGCATTAGCCTTTTGGGAGACACTCTCATACTCTAATCAAAAAAAGTATATGACTTGGATAACTTCTGCTAAAAAAGAAGACACAAAAATGAAACGAATAGAGTCAGCTATCCAAAAATTAATCAATAAAGAACGCTATGTTAGATAA
- a CDS encoding transposase, which translates to MHLHHINDLIQLQDVTVSNYHISEDHVLFLSLCPTKSKQPCPCCHTQAFVICKGSRQKLRQVRHLRCFNRETILLIPMKRLFCKQCEVSFLTGKTRYTNDYKRELSKPLVGTTVKQLTDTFKVPYSTGERFIKQHLAHLIPSIQRKVITAAQGSTRLILGIDDFAIRKGHTYNTGFHDLRNGSLLTLVMGRTYQTLIQNQGLMNQLKELKPYAVVMDLARSYHKFVTNTGKSQISETK; encoded by the coding sequence ATGCACTTACATCATATCAATGATTTAATTCAATTACAAGATGTTACAGTCAGTAACTATCATATTTCTGAAGATCATGTTTTATTTTTAAGCCTGTGTCCAACAAAGAGTAAACAACCTTGTCCTTGTTGCCATACTCAAGCATTTGTTATTTGTAAAGGTAGCCGTCAAAAACTACGTCAAGTTAGACATTTACGTTGTTTCAATCGTGAAACCATTTTATTGATTCCGATGAAGCGGCTTTTCTGTAAACAGTGTGAAGTTTCTTTTTTGACAGGTAAAACTCGTTATACAAACGATTATAAACGTGAACTTTCTAAACCGTTAGTCGGTACCACTGTTAAACAACTAACAGATACGTTCAAGGTCCCTTACTCAACCGGTGAACGCTTCATTAAGCAACATCTTGCTCATTTAATTCCGTCTATTCAAAGAAAAGTGATAACTGCTGCTCAAGGATCAACTCGGCTCATATTAGGCATTGATGATTTTGCGATTCGAAAAGGTCATACTTATAATACAGGATTTCATGACCTAAGAAATGGTAGCCTGTTAACATTAGTCATGGGAAGAACTTATCAAACGTTAATTCAAAATCAAGGCTTAATGAATCAACTCAAAGAATTGAAACCCTACGCTGTTGTGATGGATTTAGCACGTTCTTATCACAAGTTTGTCACTAACACCGGAAAATCGCAAATATCTGAAACGAAATAA
- a CDS encoding transposase yields the protein MSLTPENRKYLKRNKNLIGKRYDSLSEKEERKLGKLLSYSKELTEVYAIKESLINWYELSNETNSYRRLIQWIDRAKALNIPELTEALKPFKNWTEEISNYHKCRYTNGAVEGRNNKIKTLIRRSYFLPNRTIYENRIFLECNERFFIDELSVKNQFWC from the coding sequence TTGTCACTAACACCGGAAAATCGCAAATATCTGAAACGAAATAAAAACCTTATCGGTAAACGATATGATTCTTTGAGCGAGAAAGAAGAACGAAAATTAGGAAAACTTCTAAGCTATTCAAAAGAACTGACGGAAGTGTATGCCATTAAAGAATCACTGATTAATTGGTATGAATTAAGTAATGAAACAAATTCTTATAGACGTTTAATTCAATGGATTGATCGAGCTAAAGCCCTAAATATTCCTGAATTAACTGAAGCACTTAAACCTTTTAAAAATTGGACAGAAGAAATTTCTAATTACCATAAGTGTCGTTACACAAATGGTGCAGTAGAAGGACGAAATAATAAAATTAAAACATTAATTCGAAGAAGTTATTTTCTTCCGAATCGAACGATCTATGAGAATAGAATCTTCTTAGAATGTAATGAGCGATTTTTTATAGATGAATTAAGTGTCAAGAACCAATTTTGGTGTTGA